The proteins below come from a single Tachysurus fulvidraco isolate hzauxx_2018 chromosome 26, HZAU_PFXX_2.0, whole genome shotgun sequence genomic window:
- the LOC113641011 gene encoding mediator of RNA polymerase II transcription subunit 13-like isoform X1 codes for MTTAANWVANGASLEDCHSNIFSLAELTGIKWRWYNFRGGGEYGPVISAPAQDDPVLCSFTRCVQANLLCVWRRRLKPDAKELWIFWWGDEPNLSDIIHHELEVVEEGQWECGLSYECRTLLFKAVHNLLERCLMDKDFVRIGKWFVKPYELEEKHLGASSSEHLSCSFSFFLHGESNVCTSVEISQHQPVYHITEEHVRLAQTSSSPIQVILSPYGLGGTLTGQVFKMSDPAVRKLIEEWSYFYPMVLKHSMREQNSDLSYDPHSHVALEVIVGGVRMIYPAAFVLIAQADLPVEQPPSAQGAQSGTRDSSNCGIPLTPPTSPEQPCSGDSGFQTAVSSVSSQESGATHSPKHLEKKLSNQMVHQAWKECYMNQLQRKCNLSNGMVPKKDVTSEVAVWDFTDPVERAPCSCNRSRQQPKQQPQANGFSANSQPSTNPSSSSSSSSLSSSLPPPSTPKSKTADKADKSDKVPKRAAITPFHHRLSVDQQPCPEQDAPPGPQLVLAALDTSLENLPGCKYPKPMFTGRKGPESLLHSPVSPLPPTLSPHPRVQDPEVMEAPMDVSQCLEGSSMPTAPEMSDTALYAASLVRREASGGWWKSYRTPVIDIVEYKPPELPYDMVEIKAEGEGTALKSFFAQTHKRFKISEERLQEHISTLGFMQQPGVEALGEAGEDPYDFKEGDIEYSFPTTKRLKSRDPNRKSKGEEVNGNSTVPEGKDAMSIFSSAPKFAEELAQDESGGKANPPLTREKDLIVLISDLENIFGEEEDDLGTTFPNHQQQSKTVVPGTEERPLGIDGRVAVPYPSTVAELQRMFPTPPSLEQHPAFSPITTYRDTPSQETPAPSVGHEHLHNTHTNSHFSDFRSDMDESVTSPKAEDIRSQVGCSMFAPLRTLPSQCLPPLKIPEQCYYRPSWSLLPKMEPYCLPSQAPFVPHGYVNVPSIGTLQDPDYAQMSTGTASVGTAGGVLPSPATPRFSVPTPRTPRTPRGVGTASGQGSIKQDGTELSSPISTPSTGLPLSSVEPLASGPVLPEAHSLYVILLLSDSVLDVFKDRSFDSCCICACNMNVKGADVGIYIPDSTREDQYRCMCGFSAIANRRLAHGAGLFLEDELDIFGRGSEAGRAAERRLALGRRDTPTGGRRAQEQTPIKVLELIQEQCSQPILSVASLHSPAACSCRSRQRALLQSWVADRLWADSSDACVECYNALVQGLQYVDNAAGGKVEQALVRSSALHSWPHTNVLDISMLSSQDVVRMLLSLQPFLQDAIQKKRTGRTWENIQHVQGPLTWQQFHKMAGRGSYGSEESPEPLPIPTLLLGYDRDFMALSPLALPFWEKLLLEPYGGQRDVAFLVLCPNNEILLAGARTFFQELSAVYESCRLGKHHPLARMTRDGIVPVGTMESAKPEENGGEVDEWMTGPWAGQYREDHLRKLKLYAQTCKQKLAPQLSTLSLDSNLLLPPKPQSSSAPAPSNQLNPSTGAPEGETSTAATTAAAPTAPTAGAPANTPTPTSTSTGQASTEGTDTQSVPNTTPNQQSHPTENAESLAERERIGIPTAAQSADSHAYPPAIVLYLVDPFLCSGSGVGSGEEEEAEEVQSRSMWLLALLRCYTDMLSSLPENIQSALVLQVVPCQYLLQPASGESPLYLQHLRSLAFSAHSQCRRRLPTQTHIKSLTGFGPAATISTLFKSVENPSSMQVYSPPFVLAPLRTKQPDVGEEASTRYNVLFVGYCLSHDQRWILVSCTDQQGELLETCIINIDVPNRSRRPKFSPRKIGLQKLWEWCIGIIQMTAIPWRIVIGRLGRLGHGELKDWSLLLGEHSLHSISRQLREACRMCGISAADSPSILSACLVSMEPQGSFVVMPDAVTMGSVFGRSTALNLQTSQLNTPQDASCTHILVFPTSSTTAPSSYPTEDNTDDIFGLPFTDDLEKDIEHDMMLITGNLHASPNTSPVPSPGSPCGLGVGSHFPHTRSQGERLLSREAPEELKQQPLALGYYVSTAQAEGLPHWFWASCPQAQNQCPLFLKASLHHHISIAQTDELVSSKTSQRNPHPLDSKTTSDVLRFVLEQYNALSWLTCSPATQDRRSCLPVHLVILTQMYNAILNIL; via the exons CAGCAGTGAGCACCTCTCGtgctctttctccttcttcctGCATGGTGAGAGTAACGTGTGCACCAGCGTGGAGATCTCGCAGCACCAGCCTGTCTACCACATCACTGAGGAGCATGTACGCCTGGCCCAGACCTCCAGCAGTCCCATTCAGG tgaTACTGAGTCCGTACGGTTTGGGCGGCACTCTGACTGGTCAGGTGTTTAAGATGAGCGATCCGGCGGTACGGAAGCTGATAGAAGAGTGGAGCTACTTCTACCCCATGGTGCTGAAACATAGCATGCGCGAGCAGAACAGCGATCTCAGCTACGACCCCCACAGCCATGTCGCTCTGGAGGTCATCGTGG GTGGTGTGAGGATGATCTACCCAGCAGCCTTTGTGCTCATTGCCCAAGCTGATCTGCCTGTAGAACAGCCTCCTTCTGCCCAAGGAGCACAAAGTGGCACTAGAGACTCATCAAACTGCGGCATTCCGCTCACCCCACCTACATCCCCAGAGCAGCCCTGCTCCG GTGACAGCGGATTTCAGACCGCAGTCTCTAGCGTGAGCAGTCAAGAGAGCGGAGCCACTCACAGCCCCAAGCATTTGGAGAAAAAGCTGAGTAATCAGATGGTCCATCAAGCATGGAAGGAATGCTACATGAACCAATTACAGCGCAA ATGCAATCTGTCGAACGGCATGGTGCCAAAGAAGGACGTAACAAGCGAGGTGGCAGTTTGGGACTTTACTGACCCCGTGGAGCGAGCCCCATGCAGCTGTAACAG GTCAAGGCAGCAGCCGAAGCAGCAGCCACAAGCAAATGGCTTCTCTGCCAATTCCCAGCCCAGTACCAACCCATCTTCCTCTTCCAGCTCTTCCTCCTTATCCTCCTCTTTACCCCCACCTTCGACACCTAAAAGCAAGACTGCCGACAAAGCAGACAAGTCTGACAAGGTTCCCAAACGGGCAGCCATAACCCCTTTCCACCACCGCCTCTCTGTAGACCAGCAGCCATGCCCGGAGCAGGACGCACCTCCTGGACCTCAGCTGGTACTCGCGGCCTTGGACACTTCTTTAGAGAACTTGCCTGGCTGCAAATACCCTAAGCCTATGTTCACTGGCAGAAAAGGGCCTGAATCTCTCCTCCATTCTCCAGTATCACCACTACCACCTACACTAAGTCCACATCCTAGGGTGCAGGACCCTGAGGTTATGGAGGCACCCATGGATGTTTCCCAATGCCTAGAGGGCAGTTCCATGCCTACCGCCCCAGAAATGAGTGACACCGCTCTGTATGCAGCCTCTCTAGTACGCAGAGAAGCCAGTGGAGGCTGGTGGAAGAGTTACAGGACTCCCGTGATAGACATAGTAGAGTACAAGCCACCAGAATTGCCATATGATATGGTGGAGATCAAAGCTGAGGGTGAAGGAACTGCCTTGAAGAG TTTTTTTGCACAGACGCACAAGAGGTTTAAGATCTCAGAAGAGAGGCTTCAGGAGCACATAAGCACTCTGGGATTCATGCAGCAGCCAGGAGTTGAAGCGCTTGGGGAAGCTGGTGAAGATCCTTATGACTTCAAGGAAGGGGACATCGAGTACAGCTTTCCCACCACCAAAAGGCTAAAGAGCCGCGATCCCAATCGGAAATCAAAG gGAGAGGAGGTCAATGGCAACAGCACGGTCCCTGAAGGGAAAGATGCCATGTCCATTTTCAGCTCCGCTCCTAAATTTG CAGAGGAATTGGCTCAGGACGAGTCTGGGGGAAAGGCCAACCCGCCTCTGACCAGAGAGAAAGATCTGATAGTGCTCATATCAGACTTGGAAAACATCTTtggagaggaggaagatgatCTTGGG ACCACTTTTCCTAATCATCAGCAGCAATCCAAGACTGTGGTGCCAGGAACTGAAGAGCGCCCCCTGGGGATTGATGGGAGAGTAGCAGTACCATATCCCTCAA CAGTAGCAGAGCTTCAGCGGATGTTCCCCACTCCTCCCTCTCTGGAGCAACACCCAGCATTCTCCCCAATTACAACCTACCGAGACACCCCCAGCCAAGAAACCCCAGCACCCTCAGTGGGACATGAGCATCTCCACAACACCCACACCAACAGCCATTTTAGTGACTTTAGGTCTGACATGGATGAGAGTGTGACAAGCCCCAAAGCAGAGGATATACGG TCGCAAGTGGGATGTTCCATGTTTGCTCCCCTCCGGACATTACCCAGCCAGTGTCTTCCCCCACTGAAGATCCCTGAGCAGTGCTACTACAGACCCTCGTGGTCCTTGCTTCCTAAGATGGAGCCCTACTGCCTCCCGAGCCAGGCTCCTTTTGTACCACATGGATATGT TAATGTTCCAAGCATCGGCACTCTGCAGGACCCAGACTATGCCCAGATGAGCACTGGTACCGCGTCTGTTGGCACAGCAGGTGGAGTCCTGCCTTCACCTGCAACACCCCGTTTCTCTGTACCTACCCCACGCACCCCGCGCACCCCACGTGGTGTAGGCACTGCCAGTGGGCAGGGCTCCATCAAGCAGGACGGTACAGAGCTGAGCTCGCCCATTTCCACACCCTCCACTGGCCTGCCCCTTAGCTCGGTGGAGCCACTGGCATCAGGGCCGGTTTTACCCGAAGCGCACAGCCTCTACGTCATCTTGCTTCTCTCTGATTCTGTCCTGGATGTATTCAAGGACCGCAGCTTTGACAGCTGCTGCATCTGCGCTTGCAATATGAACGTGAAGGGTGCTGATGTGGGGATTTACATCCCTGACTCAACCCGTGAGGATCAGTATCGCTGTATGTGTGGCTTCAGTGCCATTGCTAACCGACGTCTGGCGCACGGTGCAGGACTCTTCCTTGAGGATGAGCTGGATATCTTTGGGCGTGGCTCAGAGGCAGGACGGGCAGCTGAGAGGAGGCTGGCACTGGGCAGGAGGGACACACCTACTGGTGGGAGGCGTGCCCAGGAGCAGACTCCAATAAAGGTGTTAGAACTGATTCAGGAGCAGTGTTCCCAGCCTATCTTGTCTGTGGCATCGCTGCACAGTCCTGCTGCTTGTTCTTGCCGTAGCAGGCAGAGGGCGCTGTTGCAGAGCTGGGTGGCTGACCGACTATGGGCAGACAGTAGCGATGCATGTGTGGAGTGTTACAATGCTCTGGTGCAGGGGCTGCAGTACGTGGACAATGCAGCTGGTGGGAAGGTGGAGCAAGCTTTAGTCAGAAGCAGTGCACTTCACTCCTGGCCTCACACAAATG TGTTGGATATCAGCATGCTGTCCTCTCAGGATGTAGTACGCATGCTGCTGTCTCTGCAGCCCTTCCTGCAAGATGCCATTCAGAAGAAGCGCACTGGCCGGACCTGGGAAAACATACAACACGTGCAGGGCCCGCTCACATGGCAGCAGTTCCACAAAATGGCTGGAAGAGGTTCTTACG GTTCAGAGGAATCTCCAGAGCCACTCCCCATTCCCACACTGTTATTAGGTTATGACCGAGACTTTATGGCCTTGTCGCCTTTGGCTCTGCCTTTTTGGGAGAAGTTGCTTTTGGAGCCATACGGAGGTCAAAGAGATGTTGCTTTCCTGGTCCTCTGCCCTAATAATGAGATCCTTCTTGCTGGAGCCAGAACCTTTTTTCAGGAGCTCAGTGCTGTCTATGAG TCATGTCGCTTGGGCAAACACCATCCATTGGCCCGGATGACCAGAGATGGCATAGTACCAGTTGGAACTATGGAATCTGCAAAGCCGGAGGAGAATGGAGGAGaggtggatgaatggatgacaGGACCATGGGCAGGTCAATACAGAGAGGATCATTTAAGAAAACTCAAGCTCTATGCCCAAACCTGCAAGCAGAAATTAG CTCCACAGCTCTCAACTCTGTCATTAGACAGCAATCTTCTCCTGCCCCCAAAGCCTCAATCTAGCTCAGCTCCTGCTCCTTCCAACCAGCTGAACCCCAGCACTGGAGCCCCTGAAGGAGAAACATctacagcagcaacaacagcagcagcaccaaCAGCACCAACAGCAGGAGCCCCAGCAAACACACCCACGCCTACAAGTACCAGCACGGGTCAGGCCAGCACAGAAGGCACAGATACACAAAGTGTCCCTAACACAACTCCAAACCAGCAGAGTCATCCAACAGAGAATGCTGAGAG CTTGGCAGAGCGAGAGCGAATCGGCATTCCCACGGCAGCACAGTCGGCGGATAGCCACGCCTACCCTCCAGCCATAGTGCTGTACCTGGTGGACCCCTTTTTGTGCTCAGGCTCAGGGGTGGGGTCAGGGGAAGAAGAGGAAGCAGAAGAGGTGCAGTCACGCAGCATGTGGTTGCTGGCACTTCTGCGCTGCTACACAGATATGCTGAGCTCACTGCCAGAGAACATACAGTCAGCGCTGGTGCTACAG GTGGTACCGTGTCAGTACCTGTTACAGCCAGCCAGTGGTGAGAGTCCTCTGTACCTGCAGCACCTGCGGTCGCTGGCTTTCTCTGCCCATTCGCAGTGCAGACGGCGGCTTCCTACTCAAACGCACATCAAATCCCTCACGGGTTTTGGTCCGGCTGCCACCATTAGTACTTTGTTCAAGAGTGTGGAG AACCCGAGCTCTATGCAAGTGTACTCTCCTCCGTTCGTCCTGGCCCCTCTGCGCACTAAGCAACCAGACGTAGGAGAGGAAGCTTCCACCCGCTACAATGTGCTCTTCGTTGGGTATTGCCTGTCTCATGACCAGCGCTGGATACTTGTTTCTTGCACTGATCAGCAGGGGGAGCTCTTAGAGACCTGCATCATCAACATTGATGTACCCAACAG GTCTCGCCGACCCAAGTTCTCCCCACGCAAAATAGGCCTGCAGAAACTGTGGGAGTGGTGTATTGGTATCATCCAAATGACAGCAATACCTTGGAGGATTGTGATCGGGCGGTTGGGTCGATTAGGTCATGGCGAGCTGAAAG ACTGGAGTCTGCTGCTGGGAGAACACTCTTTGCACTCGATTAGCAGGCAGCTGCGTGAGGCATGTCGCATGTGTGGAATTTCAGCCGCCGATTCGCCATCCATCCTCAGTGCCTGCCTGGTCTCCATGGAGCCCCAGGGGTCCTTTGTGGTCATGCCAG ATGCTGTGACTATGGGTTCAGTGTTTGGCCGGAGCACGGCTCTCAACCTGCAGACGTCTCAGCTCAACACCCCACAGGATGCTTCCTGCACCCATATCCTGGTCTTTCCTACTTCCTCCACTACGGCCCCAAGTTCCTACCCTACTGAGGACAACACAG ACGATATATTTGGCCTGCCTTTCACGGATGACCTGGAGAAAGACATTGAGCATGATATGATGCTTATCACCGGAAACCTTCACGCTTCCCCTAACACCTCGCCAGTGCCTTCCCCTGGCTCCCCCTGTGGTCTGGGGGTGGGCTCCCATTTCCCTCACACTAGG AGTCAGGGTGAGCGGTTGTTGTCCCGTGAGGCTCCTGAGGAGCTAAAGCAGCAGCCCCTGGCTTTAGGCTATTACGTCTCCACTGCTCAGGCAGAAGGACTGCCTCACTGGTTCTGGGCTTCGTGTCCTCAAGCGCAGAACCAATGTCCACTCTTTCTCAAG gcTTCTCTGCACCACCACATCTCCATCGCTCAGACAGACGAGCTTGTCTCCAGCAAGACATCCCAGAGGAACCCACATCCACTGGACTCCAAAACCACTTCAGATGTGCTCAG